One Burkholderia thailandensis E264 genomic window carries:
- the ceoB gene encoding multidrug efflux RND transporter permease subunit CeoB, giving the protein MNISKFFIDRPIFAGVLSVVILLAGMIAMFLLPISEYPEVVPPSVIVKAQYPGANPKVIAETVASPLEEQINGVEDMLYMQSQANSDGNMTITVTFKLGTDPDKATQLVQNRVNQALPRLPEDVQRLGITTVKSSPTLTMVVHLISPNDSYDMTYLRNYALINVKDRLSRIQGVGQVQLWGAGDYAMRVWLDPQKVAQRNLTADDVVRAIREQNVQVAAGVIGASPTLPGTPLQLSVNARGRLQNEDEFGDIVVKTAPDGGVTRLRDIARIELDASEYGLRSLLDNKPAVAMAINQSPGANSLAISDEVRKTMAELKQDFPAGVDYKIVYDPTQFVRSSIKAVVHTLLEAIALVVIVVIVFLQTWRASIIPLIAVPVSIVGTFSLLLLFGYSINALSLFGMVLAIGIVVDDAIVVVENVERNIENGLTARAATYKAMQEVSGPIIAIALTLVAVFVPLAFMSGLTGQFYKQFAMTIAISTVISAFNSLTLSPALSAILLKGHGDKEDWLTRVMNRVLGGFFRGFNKVFHRGAEHYGRGVRGVLSRKAVMLGVYLVLVGATLMVSKIVPGGFVPAQDKEYLIAFAQLPNGASLDRTEKVIRDMGAIALKQPGVESAVAFPGLSVNGFTNSSSAGIVFVTLKPFDQRHGKALSAGAIAGALNQKYAAIKDSFVAVFPPPPVLGLGTLGGFKMQIEDRGAVGYARLADATNDFIKRAQQAPELGPLFTSYQINVPQLNVDLDRVKAKQLGVNVTDVFDTMQIYLGSLYVNDFNRFGRVYQVRVQADAPFRQRADDILQLKTRNAAGEMVPLSSLVTVSPTFGPEMVVRYNAYTAADVNGGPAPGYSSGQAQAAVERIAAQTLPRGVKFEWTDLTYQQILAGDSAFWVFPISVLLVFLVLAALYESLTLPLAVILIVPMSILSALTGVWLTQGDNNIFTQIGLMVLVGLSAKNAILIVEFARELEHDGKTPFEAAVEASRLRLRPILMTSIAFIMGVVPLVLSTGAGAEMRHAMGVAVFFGMLGVTLFGLMLTPVFYVVLRTLAGGKIHVAQKDSAGYGVPAPDA; this is encoded by the coding sequence ATGAACATATCGAAATTCTTCATCGATCGACCGATCTTCGCAGGGGTGCTGTCGGTCGTCATCCTGCTCGCCGGGATGATCGCGATGTTCCTGCTGCCGATTTCCGAATACCCGGAAGTCGTGCCGCCGTCCGTGATCGTCAAGGCGCAGTACCCGGGCGCGAACCCGAAGGTGATCGCCGAGACGGTGGCGTCGCCGCTCGAGGAGCAGATCAACGGCGTCGAGGACATGCTGTACATGCAGTCGCAGGCGAACAGCGACGGCAACATGACGATCACCGTCACGTTCAAGCTCGGCACCGATCCGGACAAGGCGACGCAGCTCGTGCAGAACCGCGTGAACCAGGCGCTGCCGCGCCTGCCGGAAGACGTGCAGCGGCTCGGGATCACGACGGTCAAGAGCTCGCCGACGCTCACGATGGTCGTGCACCTGATCTCGCCGAACGACAGCTACGACATGACGTATCTGCGCAACTACGCGCTCATCAACGTGAAGGATCGCCTGTCGCGCATCCAGGGCGTCGGCCAGGTGCAGCTCTGGGGCGCGGGCGATTACGCGATGCGCGTGTGGCTCGATCCGCAGAAGGTCGCGCAGCGCAACCTGACGGCCGACGACGTCGTGCGCGCGATCCGCGAGCAGAACGTGCAGGTCGCCGCCGGCGTGATCGGCGCGTCGCCGACGCTGCCGGGCACGCCGCTGCAACTGTCGGTGAACGCGCGCGGGCGCCTGCAGAACGAGGACGAGTTCGGCGACATCGTCGTGAAGACGGCGCCGGACGGCGGCGTCACGCGCCTGCGCGACATCGCGCGAATCGAGCTCGACGCGTCCGAGTACGGGCTGCGCTCGCTGCTCGACAACAAGCCGGCCGTCGCGATGGCGATCAACCAGTCGCCGGGCGCGAACTCGCTCGCGATTTCCGACGAAGTGCGCAAGACGATGGCCGAGCTCAAGCAGGATTTCCCGGCGGGCGTCGACTACAAGATCGTCTATGACCCGACGCAGTTCGTGCGCTCGTCGATCAAGGCGGTCGTCCACACGCTGCTCGAGGCGATCGCGCTCGTCGTGATCGTCGTGATCGTGTTCCTGCAGACGTGGCGCGCCTCGATCATTCCGCTGATCGCGGTGCCGGTGTCGATCGTCGGCACCTTCTCGCTGCTGCTGCTGTTCGGCTATTCGATCAATGCGCTCTCGCTGTTCGGGATGGTGCTCGCGATCGGGATCGTCGTCGACGATGCGATCGTCGTCGTCGAGAACGTCGAGCGCAACATCGAGAACGGGCTCACCGCGCGCGCCGCCACCTACAAGGCGATGCAGGAGGTGAGCGGGCCGATCATCGCGATCGCGCTCACGCTCGTCGCCGTGTTCGTGCCGCTTGCGTTCATGTCCGGCTTGACGGGCCAGTTCTACAAGCAGTTCGCGATGACGATCGCGATCTCGACGGTGATCTCGGCGTTCAATTCGCTCACGCTGTCGCCCGCGCTGTCGGCGATCCTGCTCAAGGGCCACGGCGACAAGGAAGACTGGCTCACGCGCGTGATGAACCGCGTGCTCGGCGGCTTCTTCCGCGGCTTCAACAAGGTGTTCCATCGCGGCGCGGAGCACTACGGGCGCGGCGTGCGCGGCGTGCTGTCGAGAAAGGCGGTGATGCTCGGCGTGTATCTCGTGCTCGTCGGCGCGACCCTGATGGTCTCGAAGATCGTGCCGGGCGGCTTCGTGCCCGCGCAGGACAAGGAGTATCTGATCGCGTTCGCGCAGTTGCCGAACGGCGCGTCGCTCGACCGCACCGAGAAGGTGATCCGCGACATGGGCGCGATCGCGCTGAAGCAGCCGGGCGTCGAGAGCGCGGTGGCGTTCCCGGGGCTGTCGGTGAACGGCTTCACGAACAGCTCGAGCGCGGGCATCGTGTTCGTCACGCTGAAGCCGTTCGATCAGCGTCACGGCAAGGCGTTGTCGGCGGGCGCGATCGCGGGCGCGCTGAACCAGAAGTACGCGGCGATCAAGGATTCGTTCGTCGCGGTGTTCCCGCCGCCGCCCGTGCTCGGCCTCGGCACGCTGGGCGGCTTCAAGATGCAGATCGAGGATCGCGGCGCGGTGGGCTACGCGCGGCTCGCTGACGCCACGAACGACTTCATCAAGCGCGCGCAGCAGGCGCCCGAGCTGGGCCCGCTCTTCACGAGCTACCAGATCAACGTGCCGCAGCTGAACGTCGATCTCGACCGCGTGAAGGCCAAGCAGCTCGGCGTGAACGTGACCGACGTGTTCGACACGATGCAGATCTACCTCGGCTCGCTGTACGTGAACGACTTCAACCGCTTCGGCCGCGTCTATCAGGTGCGCGTGCAGGCGGACGCGCCGTTCCGCCAGCGCGCGGACGACATCCTGCAGTTGAAGACGCGCAACGCGGCGGGCGAGATGGTGCCGTTGTCGTCGCTCGTCACGGTGTCGCCGACGTTCGGGCCGGAGATGGTCGTGCGCTACAACGCGTACACGGCGGCCGACGTGAACGGCGGGCCTGCGCCCGGCTATTCGTCGGGCCAGGCGCAGGCGGCCGTCGAGCGGATCGCCGCGCAGACGCTGCCGCGCGGCGTGAAGTTCGAGTGGACCGATCTCACGTACCAGCAGATTCTGGCCGGCGATTCGGCGTTCTGGGTGTTCCCGATCAGCGTGCTGCTCGTGTTCCTCGTGCTCGCCGCGCTGTACGAAAGCCTGACGCTGCCGCTCGCGGTGATCCTCATCGTGCCGATGAGCATTCTGTCGGCGTTGACGGGCGTGTGGCTCACGCAGGGCGACAACAACATCTTCACGCAGATCGGCCTGATGGTGCTGGTGGGGCTGTCCGCGAAGAACGCGATCCTGATCGTCGAGTTCGCGCGCGAGCTCGAGCATGACGGCAAGACGCCGTTCGAGGCGGCCGTCGAGGCGAGCCGGCTGCGGCTGCGCCCGATCCTGATGACGTCGATCGCGTTCATCATGGGCGTCGTGCCGCTCGTGCTGTCGACGGGCGCGGGCGCGGAGATGCGCCACGCGATGGGCGTCGCGGTGTTCTTCGGGATGCTCGGCGTGACGCTGTTCGGCCTGATGCTGACGCCGGTGTTCTACGTGGTGCTGCGCACGCTCGCGGGCGGCAAGATTCACGTCGCGCAGAAGGATTCGGCGGGCTACGGCGTGCCGGCTCCGGACGCTTGA
- a CDS encoding GntR family transcriptional regulator, with product MEKISSDTGSAYDEIRSRIFDGRLSPGQKISHRGLAHELGVGQMPVRSALQLLASEGLVNIVDKSGTFVNEPTRDDLREIYELRLALESTAAYLAAHGGVTDGLSRSHAQMRRLVDENIADIMTEQKIGWVFHDEIFKAARNDRLFTTYKLLRAQTHALNELPRSDFATVRRGTLEHLEIYAAIDARDAETARRRMWNHVIDGTPDRIRLIRAQYDTGQ from the coding sequence ATGGAGAAAATCTCGTCCGATACGGGAAGCGCCTATGACGAGATCCGCTCGCGGATCTTCGACGGCCGATTGTCGCCCGGGCAGAAAATCTCTCACCGGGGCCTCGCGCACGAACTGGGGGTCGGGCAGATGCCGGTGCGCAGCGCACTGCAGTTGCTCGCGTCGGAAGGGCTCGTCAACATCGTCGACAAGAGCGGCACCTTCGTCAACGAGCCGACGCGCGACGATCTGCGCGAAATCTACGAGTTGCGGCTCGCGCTCGAAAGCACCGCCGCGTACCTCGCGGCGCACGGCGGCGTGACCGACGGGCTGTCGCGCTCGCATGCGCAGATGCGCAGGCTCGTCGACGAAAACATCGCCGACATCATGACCGAGCAGAAAATCGGCTGGGTCTTTCATGACGAAATATTCAAGGCGGCGCGCAACGACCGGCTATTCACGACATACAAGCTGCTGCGCGCTCAAACGCACGCGCTGAACGAACTGCCGCGAAGCGATTTCGCGACGGTCAGGCGCGGCACGCTCGAACATTTGGAGATTTACGCGGCCATCGACGCACGGGACGCGGAAACGGCGCGACGCCGGATGTGGAATCACGTGATCGACGGTACTCCGGACAGAATCCGATTAATTCGAGCTCAATATGACACTGGCCAATAA
- the fabD gene encoding ACP S-malonyltransferase — MKALIFPGQGAQAAGMGDGLFERYPEIVEAADDAMGLSVERLCVDDPDGLLADTRYAQPAIFVVNALHLAAWRDAHGAHDDASVWFAGHSLGEYSALLAAGAFDFRTGLEIVKRRGELFASANGGAMAAVVGVASAELGRRLRAAGLADVDLANFNSAEQTVIAGPAASVDAAARMLDACGDVTVHPLKVSGAFHSRCMTPLKSEFDAFLARFALTLPARPVVSNVTARPYQPPGTPADYLVEQLDQPVRWRDSVRHMLRAGVDEWIELGPGRRILTRLVDAIRREQSERLVAPQPAQL, encoded by the coding sequence ATGAAAGCACTGATTTTCCCCGGGCAGGGCGCGCAGGCGGCCGGCATGGGCGACGGTCTCTTCGAACGGTATCCTGAGATCGTCGAGGCGGCGGACGACGCGATGGGCCTGTCTGTCGAGCGGCTTTGCGTCGACGATCCGGACGGCCTGCTCGCCGACACCCGCTATGCACAGCCCGCGATCTTCGTCGTCAACGCGCTCCACCTCGCCGCATGGCGCGACGCGCACGGCGCACACGACGACGCAAGCGTCTGGTTCGCCGGGCACAGCCTCGGCGAATACAGCGCGCTCCTCGCCGCGGGCGCGTTCGACTTCCGCACCGGGCTCGAGATCGTCAAGCGGCGCGGCGAGCTGTTCGCCTCGGCGAACGGCGGCGCGATGGCGGCCGTCGTCGGCGTCGCCTCCGCCGAGCTCGGCCGCCGGCTGCGCGCCGCCGGCCTCGCCGACGTCGATCTCGCGAACTTCAACAGCGCCGAGCAGACCGTGATCGCCGGCCCAGCCGCGTCGGTCGACGCCGCCGCGCGCATGCTCGACGCATGTGGCGACGTCACCGTTCATCCGCTGAAGGTCAGCGGCGCGTTCCATTCGCGTTGCATGACGCCGCTCAAATCCGAGTTCGACGCGTTTCTCGCACGCTTCGCGCTCACGCTGCCCGCACGGCCTGTCGTGTCGAACGTGACCGCACGCCCGTATCAGCCGCCCGGCACGCCCGCCGACTATCTCGTCGAGCAGCTCGACCAGCCCGTGCGCTGGCGCGACAGCGTCCGCCACATGCTGCGCGCGGGCGTCGACGAATGGATCGAGCTCGGCCCCGGCCGCCGGATTCTCACGCGTCTCGTCGACGCGATCCGGCGCGAGCAGTCCGAGCGGCTCGTCGCGCCGCAACCCGCACAACTTTGA
- a CDS encoding fatty acyl-AMP ligase: MSSIQSALAACRSLTAPPPLAPAANFADVLRFRADTTPDEFAYGYLGFGRTPDRVMRYGDIHRRALAIAREIAAHGRTGNPVLLIFPSAADFIEAFFGCLYAGRMAVPALPPRTEKERRRLISIARDCAPSLAICGDGEMDTVLAELRTAGVVAPPCREVGAIPDCGGGNGGGPSELPAVAPDSIAFLQYTSGSTSDPKGVMVGHDNLLANERLLRRHWGSDRERWLIVSWLPHYHDMGLIGGILQPIYAGRPAVFMSPQDFLQHPARWLHAVSDYGATCSGAPNFGYELCRRRASRMDLTRLDLSTWEQAFNGAEPVRPRTMREFADAFSSTGFRHDAFAPCYGLAELTLVATSKQIGAPVVIRRADCAALADGRFEPPQGDGRSIDAVSVGALEHAHQAFCIVDPSTGEPQPTGAIGEICIASDSVCHGYFGRPDATDATFRAYRSSAFPNGMLRTGDLGFIDDDGHLFVSGRIKDLIILNGVNYYPQDIEGAVLNVSDQIRANRLAAIAVERGEQAGVVVVLEAIGRFDLAALAPEISREVWDACQLTLSGVIRVKKGEIHTTSSGKIQRATCAKMLADGAFTIEDAYLHDAAQAWLAPVVERCGSARRESSGQARAVA, translated from the coding sequence ATGTCATCCATCCAATCCGCCCTCGCCGCCTGCCGCTCGCTCACCGCGCCGCCGCCGCTCGCGCCCGCGGCCAATTTCGCCGACGTACTGCGCTTTCGCGCCGACACGACGCCCGACGAGTTCGCTTACGGCTACCTCGGCTTCGGCCGCACGCCGGACCGCGTGATGCGCTACGGCGACATTCACCGCCGCGCGCTCGCGATCGCGCGCGAGATTGCCGCGCACGGCCGCACGGGAAACCCCGTGCTGCTGATCTTTCCGTCGGCCGCCGATTTCATCGAGGCGTTCTTCGGCTGCCTGTACGCGGGCCGCATGGCCGTGCCGGCGCTGCCGCCGCGCACGGAGAAGGAACGCCGCCGGCTGATCTCGATCGCGCGCGACTGCGCGCCGTCGCTCGCGATCTGCGGCGACGGCGAAATGGACACCGTGCTCGCCGAGCTGCGCACGGCGGGTGTCGTCGCGCCGCCGTGCCGCGAAGTCGGCGCGATTCCCGACTGCGGCGGCGGCAACGGCGGCGGCCCGAGCGAGCTGCCCGCCGTCGCGCCGGACAGCATCGCGTTCCTCCAGTACACGTCCGGCTCGACGTCCGATCCGAAGGGCGTGATGGTCGGCCACGACAACCTGCTCGCGAACGAGCGGCTGCTGCGCCGGCACTGGGGCAGCGACCGCGAGCGCTGGCTGATCGTGTCGTGGCTGCCGCATTATCACGACATGGGGTTGATCGGCGGCATCCTGCAGCCGATCTATGCGGGACGGCCCGCGGTGTTCATGTCGCCGCAGGATTTTCTTCAGCATCCGGCGCGCTGGCTGCATGCGGTGTCCGACTACGGCGCGACCTGCAGCGGCGCGCCGAACTTCGGCTACGAGCTGTGCCGGCGGCGCGCGAGCCGGATGGACCTCACGCGGCTCGATCTGTCGACGTGGGAGCAGGCGTTCAACGGCGCGGAGCCGGTGCGGCCGCGCACGATGCGCGAATTCGCCGATGCGTTCTCGTCCACCGGCTTTCGCCACGACGCGTTCGCGCCGTGCTACGGGCTCGCGGAGCTCACGCTCGTCGCGACGTCGAAGCAGATCGGCGCGCCCGTCGTGATCCGGCGCGCGGACTGCGCGGCGCTCGCGGACGGACGCTTCGAGCCGCCGCAAGGCGACGGCCGATCGATCGACGCCGTGTCGGTCGGCGCGCTCGAGCACGCGCATCAAGCGTTTTGCATCGTCGATCCGTCGACGGGCGAGCCGCAGCCGACGGGCGCGATCGGCGAGATCTGCATCGCGAGCGACAGCGTGTGCCACGGTTATTTCGGCCGGCCGGACGCGACCGACGCGACGTTCCGCGCGTACCGCTCCAGCGCGTTTCCGAACGGCATGCTGCGCACGGGCGACCTCGGCTTCATCGACGACGACGGCCATCTGTTCGTCTCCGGGCGAATCAAGGATCTGATCATCCTGAATGGCGTCAACTACTATCCGCAGGACATCGAAGGCGCCGTGCTGAACGTGTCCGACCAGATCCGCGCGAACCGGCTCGCCGCGATCGCGGTCGAGCGCGGCGAGCAGGCGGGCGTCGTCGTCGTGCTCGAGGCGATCGGCCGGTTCGATCTTGCGGCGCTCGCGCCGGAAATCAGCCGCGAAGTATGGGACGCGTGCCAACTGACGCTGAGCGGCGTGATTCGCGTGAAGAAGGGCGAGATACACACGACGTCGAGCGGCAAGATCCAGCGCGCGACCTGCGCGAAGATGCTCGCCGACGGCGCGTTCACGATCGAGGACGCCTATCTGCACGACGCTGCGCAAGCATGGCTCGCACCGGTGGTCGAGCGGTGCGGGAGCGCTCGCCGCGAATCGTCGGGGCAGGCTCGGGCGGTTGCCTGA
- a CDS encoding GNAT family N-acetyltransferase — protein sequence MLVDQQSYSIVTVPVAFVLPLRARILLDGDENASRFPCDDDEMTLHLAARTSEGIVAVATICRQPFRDFPADRAWRLRGVAVEPFMQGLGVGTRLMRACIEHAQRQGGKVVWCTARDSARGFYESLGFVTSGVPLTIAARPDMVFYEMQCLLPDGA from the coding sequence ATGCTCGTCGATCAACAGTCGTACTCCATCGTGACCGTTCCGGTTGCGTTCGTGTTGCCGCTCAGGGCCCGAATCCTGCTGGATGGGGACGAGAACGCGAGCCGTTTTCCGTGCGACGACGACGAGATGACGCTTCATCTCGCGGCCCGGACGTCGGAAGGGATCGTCGCCGTCGCGACGATCTGCCGGCAACCGTTTCGCGATTTTCCGGCGGACCGCGCATGGCGGCTGCGCGGCGTGGCCGTCGAGCCGTTCATGCAGGGGCTGGGCGTCGGCACGCGGCTCATGCGCGCGTGCATCGAGCACGCGCAGCGGCAGGGCGGAAAGGTCGTCTGGTGCACCGCGCGCGATTCGGCGCGCGGCTTTTACGAATCGCTCGGCTTCGTCACGTCGGGCGTGCCGCTGACGATCGCCGCGCGCCCCGACATGGTGTTCTACGAAATGCAATGCCTGTTGCCCGACGGCGCGTGA
- a CDS encoding dicarboxylate/amino acid:cation symporter has protein sequence MTLANKKIPLPLQMILGLALGVAFGLLAPAASRDLAFISTLFGHAIKMVVLPLILLSVTLGAFRAGTQRGRLGKTAAFSLVFFVLMTVIAASLGLALNWLFRPGIGASHAQTAAMPANLASGIDWMKFLTDMIPSNIVGALAAGNSLPVLVFGVLLGCALAAVEDRAAPFVAVCESMLAAFFKMTEWVVSLSPIAIFAAIAVLLSSKGLAAMAPLAKLLGIAYLGMALLAAWLTLIVKLAGHSPRAVVRKVSEPLILGFTTRSSEITFPVHLKKLTEMGVPSSVASTVLPLSYIFNREGAVLYTVLAVCYLADAYQLAWSWPLMITIAVLTIITIDGAANVPSGAVVAITVILAAIGLPADAVLLILGVDAFFDMGRTALNVYASTVATTLASRMSGVAPEIAEAATAHASRA, from the coding sequence ATGACACTGGCCAATAAAAAAATTCCTTTGCCGCTACAGATGATTCTCGGCCTGGCGCTCGGCGTGGCCTTCGGGCTGCTCGCGCCCGCCGCGAGCCGCGACCTGGCCTTCATTTCGACGCTGTTCGGCCACGCGATCAAGATGGTCGTGCTGCCGCTGATCCTGCTGTCGGTGACGCTCGGCGCGTTCCGCGCGGGCACGCAGCGCGGCCGGCTCGGCAAGACGGCCGCGTTCAGCCTCGTGTTCTTCGTGCTGATGACGGTGATCGCCGCGTCGCTCGGCCTCGCGCTCAACTGGCTGTTCAGGCCCGGCATCGGCGCGAGCCATGCGCAGACGGCCGCGATGCCGGCGAATCTCGCAAGCGGCATCGACTGGATGAAGTTCCTGACCGACATGATTCCGTCGAACATCGTCGGCGCGCTCGCGGCCGGCAATTCGCTGCCGGTGCTCGTGTTCGGCGTGCTGCTCGGCTGCGCGCTCGCCGCCGTCGAGGATCGCGCGGCGCCGTTCGTCGCTGTCTGCGAATCGATGCTCGCTGCGTTCTTCAAGATGACCGAGTGGGTCGTGTCGCTGTCTCCGATTGCGATCTTTGCTGCGATCGCGGTGCTGCTGTCGTCGAAAGGGCTCGCCGCGATGGCGCCGCTCGCGAAGCTGCTCGGCATCGCATATCTCGGCATGGCGCTCCTTGCCGCATGGCTCACGCTGATCGTCAAGCTCGCCGGCCATTCGCCGCGCGCGGTCGTGCGCAAGGTGAGCGAGCCGCTGATCCTCGGCTTCACGACGCGCTCGTCCGAAATCACGTTCCCCGTGCATCTGAAGAAGCTCACGGAGATGGGCGTGCCGTCGTCGGTCGCGTCGACCGTGTTGCCGCTGTCGTACATTTTCAATCGCGAAGGCGCGGTGCTCTACACGGTGCTCGCGGTCTGCTATCTCGCTGACGCATATCAGCTCGCGTGGAGCTGGCCGCTGATGATCACGATCGCAGTCCTGACGATCATCACGATCGACGGCGCGGCGAACGTGCCGTCGGGCGCGGTCGTCGCGATCACGGTGATCCTCGCCGCGATCGGGCTGCCTGCCGATGCGGTGCTGCTGATTCTCGGCGTCGACGCGTTCTTCGACATGGGCCGCACCGCGCTGAACGTCTACGCGAGCACCGTCGCGACGACGCTCGCGAGCCGCATGTCCGGCGTCGCGCCCGAGATCGCGGAAGCCGCGACGGCACACGCATCGCGCGCTTGA
- a CDS encoding efflux transporter outer membrane subunit — MNKTNINERIARVAKIAAASGLLVALLAACAVGPDYRRPDVATPAAFKEAPALAPGEQAGTWKTAEPADDAHRGEWWRVFGDPALDALETQALAANQNLKAAAARVEQARAATRAARSQWFPQVGVGFGPTREGLSPASQFQPQGSGPTNATLWRAQGTVSYEADLFGRVGRNVEASRADEAQSQALFRSVQLALQADVAQNYFELRRLDSDQDLYRRTVELREEALKLVQRRFSEGDISELDVSRAKNELATAQADSVGVARRRAASEHALAILLGKAPADFSFKETPIVPVAVRVPAGLPSALLERRPDIAAAERAMMAANARIGLAKSAYFPKLDITGSFGYEAATLGNLFLWSSRTFLLGPFAGTALTLPIFDGGRRSAGVAQARAKYDEEVANYRQQVLVAFREVEDNLADLRLLDDQIRAQSDAVNASRRAAKLSRTQYQEGAVSYLEVIDSERSVLESQLQSNQLTGTQAVSTVNLIRALGGGWGNDVAVGSREPNKQDVAAR, encoded by the coding sequence ATGAACAAGACCAACATCAACGAACGCATCGCGCGCGTCGCGAAGATCGCGGCGGCGAGCGGGCTGCTCGTCGCGCTGCTTGCCGCGTGCGCGGTCGGGCCCGACTACAGGCGGCCGGATGTCGCGACGCCCGCCGCGTTCAAGGAAGCGCCGGCGCTCGCGCCGGGCGAGCAGGCCGGCACGTGGAAGACGGCCGAGCCCGCCGACGACGCGCATCGCGGCGAATGGTGGCGCGTATTCGGCGATCCGGCGCTCGATGCGCTCGAAACGCAGGCGCTCGCCGCGAACCAGAACCTGAAGGCCGCGGCGGCGCGCGTCGAGCAGGCGCGCGCGGCGACCCGCGCCGCGCGCTCGCAGTGGTTCCCGCAAGTGGGCGTGGGCTTCGGGCCGACGCGCGAGGGGCTGTCGCCGGCGTCGCAGTTCCAGCCGCAGGGCAGCGGCCCGACGAACGCGACGCTCTGGCGCGCGCAGGGCACGGTGTCGTACGAGGCGGATCTGTTCGGCCGCGTCGGCCGCAACGTCGAAGCGTCGCGTGCGGACGAAGCGCAGAGCCAGGCGCTGTTCCGCTCGGTGCAGCTCGCGTTGCAGGCGGACGTCGCGCAGAACTACTTCGAGCTGCGCCGGCTCGATTCCGATCAGGATCTGTACCGCCGCACGGTCGAGCTGCGCGAGGAGGCGCTGAAGCTCGTGCAGCGGCGCTTCAGCGAAGGCGACATCAGCGAGCTCGACGTGTCGCGCGCGAAGAACGAGCTCGCGACCGCTCAGGCGGACTCGGTCGGCGTCGCACGGCGGCGCGCCGCGTCCGAGCACGCGCTCGCGATCCTGCTCGGCAAGGCGCCCGCTGATTTCTCGTTCAAGGAAACGCCGATCGTGCCGGTCGCGGTGCGCGTGCCGGCGGGGTTGCCGTCCGCGCTGCTCGAGCGGCGGCCGGACATCGCGGCGGCCGAGCGCGCGATGATGGCCGCGAACGCGCGCATCGGCCTGGCGAAGTCCGCGTATTTCCCGAAGCTCGACATCACGGGTTCGTTCGGCTATGAAGCGGCGACGCTCGGCAATCTGTTCCTGTGGTCGAGCCGCACGTTCCTGCTCGGACCGTTCGCGGGCACGGCGCTCACGCTGCCGATCTTCGACGGCGGACGCCGCAGCGCGGGCGTCGCGCAGGCGCGCGCGAAGTACGACGAGGAAGTCGCGAACTATCGGCAGCAGGTGCTCGTCGCGTTCCGCGAAGTGGAGGACAACCTCGCCGATCTGCGTTTGCTCGACGATCAGATCCGCGCGCAGAGCGATGCGGTCAACGCGTCGCGTCGCGCGGCGAAGCTGTCGCGCACGCAGTATCAGGAAGGCGCGGTCAGCTATCTCGAGGTGATCGACAGCGAGCGCTCGGTGCTCGAGTCGCAATTGCAGTCGAATCAGCTGACGGGCACGCAGGCGGTATCGACGGTCAACCTGATTCGCGCGCTCGGCGGCGGTTGGGGAAACGACGTGGCCGTCGGTTCGCGCGAGCCGAACAAGCAGGACGTCGCGGCACGTTGA
- a CDS encoding AEC family transporter — translation MASLILVLACLVAGAALARSKRLPANFPASLNYFVIQISLPALVLQHLHKIAFGADMLWLLATPAIVFAATAVLALAAGALLRLDKATVGCLTLVCGTSNTSIVGVPVVQALIGSAAVGHALVIDQANFIVMCTAGLVAADLYAGSATSWRGVARQLAGYRPIQAMALALLLRPVPFPPAVEDVLTALGATLTPIAMISVGASFSVRHARDAARNFLVGIGFKLLAVPAIVLACGLYVFSQRGVPLTVALVQATMPPMIIAGLIAIDKKLDPPLAGALMTLGVPASIAAAWLWRGVLPY, via the coding sequence ATGGCTTCGTTGATTCTCGTTCTCGCCTGCCTCGTCGCGGGCGCCGCGCTCGCGCGCAGCAAGCGCCTGCCGGCCAACTTCCCGGCCAGCCTCAATTACTTCGTAATCCAGATTTCGTTGCCCGCGCTCGTGCTGCAACACCTGCACAAGATCGCGTTCGGCGCCGACATGCTGTGGCTGCTCGCGACGCCCGCGATCGTGTTCGCGGCGACGGCCGTGCTCGCGCTCGCCGCCGGCGCGCTGCTGCGTCTCGACAAGGCGACGGTCGGCTGCCTCACGCTCGTCTGCGGCACGAGCAATACGTCGATTGTCGGCGTGCCGGTCGTGCAGGCGCTGATCGGAAGCGCCGCGGTCGGCCACGCGCTCGTCATCGACCAGGCGAACTTCATCGTGATGTGCACGGCGGGCCTCGTCGCCGCCGATCTGTACGCGGGCAGCGCGACGAGCTGGCGCGGCGTCGCGCGGCAGCTCGCCGGCTACCGGCCGATTCAGGCGATGGCGCTCGCGCTGCTGCTGCGGCCGGTGCCGTTTCCGCCCGCCGTCGAAGACGTGCTGACCGCGCTCGGCGCAACGCTCACGCCAATCGCGATGATCTCGGTGGGCGCGAGCTTCAGCGTGCGCCACGCACGCGACGCCGCGCGCAACTTTCTGGTCGGCATCGGCTTCAAGCTGCTCGCCGTTCCGGCGATCGTGCTCGCGTGCGGGCTCTATGTGTTCTCGCAGCGGGGCGTGCCGCTCACCGTCGCGCTCGTGCAGGCGACGATGCCGCCGATGATCATCGCGGGGCTCATCGCGATCGACAAGAAGCTCGATCCGCCGCTCGCGGGCGCGCTGATGACGCTGGGCGTGCCGGCATCGATCGCCGCCGCATGGCTATGGCGAGGCGTGCTGCCGTATTGA